In Triticum urartu cultivar G1812 chromosome 6, Tu2.1, whole genome shotgun sequence, the following proteins share a genomic window:
- the LOC125514112 gene encoding uncharacterized protein LOC125514112 isoform X1 encodes MQLHLPPPPPLSSRKRGRRPRTWWCSTWCCGATWRMHGRRGAWWRRGDMPPWPPSGRTATTRTLSPTARPVTSTACTTHVRAFALLPNTSCLQFSPPNLRICIAPLIKCGNLGRLVHWILQTDAFLNTQGALMIYFKMLFELMQKRDVLPILVSLVSSCRSQEGAYMFLFLSPCLHGRPSPTRSSLPRYIFFLHVPQCMIFLIR; translated from the exons ATGCAGCTCCATctcccgccgccaccgccgctgtCGTCGAGGAAGCGAGGAAGGAGGCCGAGGACGTGGTGGTGCAGTACGTGGTGCTGCGGCGCAACCTGGCGGATGCATGGCCGCAGGGGAGCGTGGTGGCGCAGGGGTGACATGCCGCCGTGGCCGCCTTCTGGGCGCACCGCGACCACCCGGACACTGTCGCCTACTGCGCGCCCGGTAACCTCGACAGCATGCACAACACATGTTCGAGCTTTTGCCCTTTTGCCCAACACAAGTTGTTTACAGTTCTCTCCTCCTAACCTCAGAATCTGCATTGCGCCTCTGATAAA ATGTGGCAACCTTGGGCGATTGGTTCATTGGATTCTTCAAACCGATGCCTTTTTGAACACGCAAGGTGCCCTCATGATTTATTTCAAGATG CTATTTGAGCTAATGCAGAAGCGTGATGTGTTGCCAATCCTTGTGTCGTTGGTATCTTCATGCCGATCGCAAGAA GGAGCATATATGTTTCTTTTTTTGTCACCATGTCTTCACGGGCGCCCGTCACCCACACGCTCCTCACTTCCTAGGTACATATTCTTCCTGCATGTACCTCAGTGCATGATTTTCCTAATCAGATAA
- the LOC125514112 gene encoding uncharacterized protein LOC125514112 isoform X2: MQLHLPPPPPLSSRKRGRRPRTWWCSTWCCGATWRMHGRRGAWWRRGDMPPWPPSGRTATTRTLSPTARPVTSTACTTHVRAFALLPNTSCLQFSPPNLRICIAPLIKCGNLGRLVHWILQTDAFLNTQGALMIYFKMLFELMQKRDVLPILVSLVSSCRSQEGAYMFLFLSPCLHGRPSPTRSSLPRCCRLCKCSEK; encoded by the exons ATGCAGCTCCATctcccgccgccaccgccgctgtCGTCGAGGAAGCGAGGAAGGAGGCCGAGGACGTGGTGGTGCAGTACGTGGTGCTGCGGCGCAACCTGGCGGATGCATGGCCGCAGGGGAGCGTGGTGGCGCAGGGGTGACATGCCGCCGTGGCCGCCTTCTGGGCGCACCGCGACCACCCGGACACTGTCGCCTACTGCGCGCCCGGTAACCTCGACAGCATGCACAACACATGTTCGAGCTTTTGCCCTTTTGCCCAACACAAGTTGTTTACAGTTCTCTCCTCCTAACCTCAGAATCTGCATTGCGCCTCTGATAAA ATGTGGCAACCTTGGGCGATTGGTTCATTGGATTCTTCAAACCGATGCCTTTTTGAACACGCAAGGTGCCCTCATGATTTATTTCAAGATG CTATTTGAGCTAATGCAGAAGCGTGATGTGTTGCCAATCCTTGTGTCGTTGGTATCTTCATGCCGATCGCAAGAA GGAGCATATATGTTTCTTTTTTTGTCACCATGTCTTCACGGGCGCCCGTCACCCACACGCTCCTCACTTCCTAG ATGCTGCAGACTTTGCAAGTGTTCAGAGAAATGA